DNA from Prunus persica cultivar Lovell chromosome G6, Prunus_persica_NCBIv2, whole genome shotgun sequence:
ATAGAgatagagaagagagagagagataccaTTGGAGCTGTTGGTGCAGAAGCTCAGTTGCTCTGGTTGGGACGCCGCTTATCGCCGAGTGGACAGACCCAAATGAAGCTAGGGTTTTGAGAAGCTTTATATACAATTAGTATTGATGCTGCTAGTGTCGGGCTTTTTATCAAGTATGTGAGGGTCTATTGTTTCTAATGGAGCTTCGGCCGCGCACACATTGGGTTTTGTTGAAGTGTGGTCCAAAAGGAGCCCTAGTAGTTTTACACGCTTGTGTTCTAGGCCCAGTATAATTATCAGTCCAACCCATGAAAATGTAAAACAGAAAACCCCAATTTTTTTCAAGCCCGGCCCAATAAGAGCTTAAAGTTTTGGGGTGATGCGCGTGTAAAACGAcgatagtgtgtgtgagaaaccttCCTCCTCCAAATTGCTATTGCttgtattaaatttttttaataatacgaTAAATTTGTTCCCCCTCATTAAAATTATAGCTCACCCACTAGAGCAGAAATATACACTCCTATGAGTACTGACTGTTGGAGATATATCAACGGTGGTTATCTAGAAACAGAAACCATACGCTTGCTTTTGGCCTGATTTTTTTTCACCCATATTTACtttgaaaaagagaaaaaagaagaagaagggaaatGATTTGTTTGATATGAATTGAGAGCCGCTATATTGCGTTTGAACGAAAAGACTATCAGGAAACCAGTGAAAGTACATTCTGAAATGCTATAATGAAGCTTAATATACACATGCTCAACAAAAACCAACGCAAGCCATTCTAAATCCCTACCCTCAAATTTTGCTCTAATGAGCAAATTTTGACCAAAAGGAGTctaaacccagaaaaaaaaacctcttccCTGCACAAGCAATAACATATGCAGTTATGATTTACAAATTTCATAAGAACTTTCGTGCAATAAAATTATCGGAAACTTTCAATATGATCAAGCCTTCAACTTTGGGATTAAGAAGGCGCTGCTTCTCTCTTGCCAAGCTCATCTATTAATAGAATCCAAACTCGCTAGCATCAGTCGGGCTTGTTGTATCTCCTAATTGAGCTGTGAGAAATCTCCAAATAATCAGTTCTTTCCAGTTTTAGGAAGCTGCCCcaaagaaacacaaaattaCGCCGTCATGATTAGATATCATCATACGTACatcatgaaaataaaataaagaacgGTACACATACCTTTTTAAGATTTAACTTGGATGAATTAGAACCACTTGGGGATGCTTTATTATCCACTGGTTTTAATATCTCAAAGGAACACACTAGACCTTCGTCAACACTCAATAGAGCACCGGCGTTATCAAACTCCCCGCCATAGTTTGGAGCTGAAAATATAGTGACTAATCTTCGTTTTGCAAAAAACTCATAGCCGTCCTCCACCACCTACAGTGTAAACTTATTATAACCATTAATATGGGCAAGTTGGATTACGTGATCATGAAAATAATTTGGCAAATAGTCCTAAGGCTGTGCACATAAGGACGCCTAGAGGTAATGCCTGCAATGTTTTTACTAGAACAGAACACAGTGGACGTCATTTATAAAACTAATAGgggaaaggagaaagaagggGCAGGGAGGCTTATTTTGGCTACACATATATACAGTTACGTCATTTGTATTGTAACTTGGATTCAAGTTCCTCAAATAGAAATAGGATTACCTGATGACCCCGGCAAATGAGATCAAGTTCATTCTTATCTAAAAACTCAATAACTTTATCAGCTCCAAAAGTGCAGGAAACACCTCGATCACTCTCTGCCCAGCCCTCAATCCTAGCATCAGGATCAGACCACAGCAGATCGCATAAAAGACCATTATCTGGAATGTCAGTTGGCCTTTGAAGTTCCTTTATTTGATCCAAATTTTCCAACTCCGGTGACAGCCCCCCATGCATACAAAGTATCTTTTCATCAATAAGTGCAGCGACAGGCAAACAATTAAAGCACTCAGTAAATATTTTCCAAAGCCTAACATTAAATCTCCTTTTACACTCATCATAGAACCCGTATATTCGATTAATCTTTGCATCTTCATGGTTTCCTCTCAAAAGGAAGATTTTGTCAGGATATCTTATTTTATAGGCCAGAAGCAAACATATTGTCTCCAAACTTTGCTTGCCTCGATCCACATAATCTCCAAGAAACAGGTAG
Protein-coding regions in this window:
- the LOC18772898 gene encoding serine/threonine-protein phosphatase PP1 isoform X2 — protein: MMMMTMEGMMDKGVLDDIIRRLLEGKGGKQVQLSEAEIRQLCVNARQIFLSQPNLLEVRAPVRICGDIHGQYQDLLRLFEYGGYPPSATYLFLGDYVDRGKQSLETICLLLAYKIRYPDKIFLLRGNHEDAKINRIYGFYDECKRRFNVRLWKIFTECFNCLPVAALIDEKILCMHGGLSPELENLDQIKELQRPTDIPDNGLLCDLLWSDPDARIEGWAESDRGVSCTFGADKVIEFLDKNELDLICRGHQVVEDGYEFFAKRRLVTIFSAPNYGGEFDNAGALLSVDEGLVCSFEILKPVDNKASPSGSNSSKLNLKKLN
- the LOC18772898 gene encoding serine/threonine-protein phosphatase PP1 isoform X1 → MMMMTMEGMMDKGVLDDIIRRLLEGKGGKQVQLSEAEIRQLCVNARQIFLSQPNLLEVRAPVRICGDIHGQYQDLLRLFEYGGYPPSATYLFLGDYVDRGKQSLETICLLLAYKIRYPDKIFLLRGNHEDAKINRIYGFYDECKRRFNVRLWKIFTECFNCLPVAALIDEKILCMHGGLSPELENLDQIKELQRPTDIPDNGLLCDLLWSDPDARIEGWAESDRGVSCTFGADKVIEFLDKNELDLICRGHQVVEDGYEFFAKRRLVTIFSAPNYGGEFDNAGALLSVDEGLVCSFEILKPVDNKASPSGSNSSKLNLKKLPKTGKN